A region of Lacinutrix sp. Hel_I_90 DNA encodes the following proteins:
- a CDS encoding aminopeptidase P family protein: protein MKYHKIDSKLFIKNRKNFAAQMQAKSLAVFNSNDIYPIGADSTMPFEQSRDIFYLSGVDQEESILVLFPDCPNEKHREILFLSETNDHIAVWEGEKLTKDAAFETSGIKTVYWLKEMEKIMFEIMTQAETVYINTNEHYRANVETETREDRFTKWLKNKYPAHRVAKSNPILQRLRSVKDQIEIDLMQQACDITEKGFRRVLGFVKPGVWEFEIEAEFMHEFLRNRSKKFAYTPIVASGNNANVLHYIENNQQCKAGDLILLDVGAEYANYSSDMSRTIPVSGKFTDRQKQVYNAVNRVKNDATKLLVPGTLWAEYHVEVGKLMTKELLDLGLLDKADVKNENPDWPAYKKYFMHGTSHHIGLDTHDYGILTEPMKEDMVFTVEPGIYIPEEGFGIRLEDDLVIQKNGEPFNLMRNIPIEVEEIEDIMNS, encoded by the coding sequence ATGAAATACCATAAAATTGATTCGAAACTCTTTATAAAAAACCGTAAAAATTTTGCTGCACAAATGCAAGCTAAAAGTTTAGCGGTGTTTAACTCGAACGACATCTACCCAATAGGAGCCGATAGCACAATGCCCTTTGAGCAAAGTAGAGATATTTTTTATTTAAGCGGGGTGGATCAAGAGGAAAGCATTCTGGTACTGTTTCCAGACTGTCCAAATGAAAAGCATCGTGAAATTCTGTTTTTAAGTGAAACTAACGATCATATTGCGGTTTGGGAAGGTGAAAAACTAACCAAAGACGCCGCCTTCGAAACCAGTGGTATTAAAACCGTCTATTGGCTAAAAGAGATGGAAAAAATCATGTTCGAGATCATGACGCAAGCCGAAACGGTGTATATAAATACCAATGAACATTATCGCGCCAATGTAGAAACAGAAACCAGAGAAGATCGCTTTACGAAGTGGCTAAAAAATAAATATCCTGCACATCGTGTCGCTAAAAGTAATCCTATTTTACAACGTTTACGCTCTGTAAAAGATCAAATCGAAATTGATTTAATGCAACAGGCTTGCGACATTACAGAGAAAGGCTTTAGGCGTGTTTTAGGTTTTGTAAAACCTGGCGTTTGGGAATTTGAGATTGAAGCAGAATTTATGCACGAATTCTTAAGAAACCGTTCTAAAAAATTCGCTTACACTCCAATTGTTGCTTCAGGTAATAACGCGAATGTGTTGCATTACATTGAGAATAACCAACAGTGTAAAGCTGGCGATTTAATTTTACTAGATGTTGGTGCTGAATATGCCAACTATTCTAGCGATATGTCACGTACCATTCCTGTTTCTGGAAAATTTACAGACCGACAAAAGCAAGTATATAATGCCGTTAATCGTGTAAAAAATGATGCGACAAAACTATTGGTACCAGGAACGCTTTGGGCTGAATACCACGTTGAAGTTGGCAAATTAATGACTAAAGAATTACTCGATTTAGGGTTACTAGACAAAGCCGATGTTAAAAACGAAAATCCAGATTGGCCGGCCTACAAAAAATACTTTATGCATGGTACCTCACACCACATTGGATTAGACACACACGATTATGGCATTTTAACAGAGCCAATGAAAGAAGACATGGTCTTTACAGTAGAACCAGGCATTTATATTCCTGAAGAAGGTTTTGGTATTCGTTTGGAAGACGATTTGGTCATACAAAAAAACGGAGAACCATTTAACTTGATGCGTAATATTCCAATTGAGGTTGAAGAAATAGAGGATATAATGAACTCTTAA